gtagtttaGAAATAagcttcaaaaatatattaagataaaaaataatatcaattatttcaaaattaaattcactgcattgcatacaaaattaattacatttagTTGTGAGCTAACTAAGAAATATCACACAACCCAAATTTTACTCTATTTATACTATGTACTACAAATGACCCAATAATTATGAACGAAACGAGATCGCGAATAACCCAAAGAGTGTGATACTAAGGAAAGGTGGATCTACAAGACTTGGATAAGGGAATGAAAATGTGTATATCAATCAAGAAGGCATTCAATTCATGGTCCGTATTGGCCATTTACAACAGTAACATtgatcatataatatacatatgtatgtatgtagtaaattttgataaatttaaatcacgAGGATTCCACTGACTgatcaaagaaaaataaataaatcattaaaacaATGTATTGTTGACATCATAGATGccatttataacaaaaattacCTATTCATAATagaacaataaatacatatgtgtataagatCACTCACTCgcgtttatttaaaatgttcacttcaacatttattattaagaaTGTTCACATATTTTTAGTGTAATATTAGTGTAACAAACAGCACCGAGATACAGTTCTCGTCAATAACGGATGAAATACTTGATCGCTGGTTTTAAATTTGACTAAAAAGTGAGGGCAAACGAAAATCATGGAGTCCTTAATTTTCCTTCACCGAATAACCAAAGACAACTCCTATCCACTAAATATGCGAACACCATATCTGCTATCAGCACCTGCACCAATATCACTTTAAACTGAAAAGAAACACAACAAAATACATTAGAAAAATGCTAtaaatgatatgtatatatacaaagatCCACCATTACATATAGAAAAAAGCACAAactataatattgtaacgtagagattgggTAATTGGTACTCAttgaccactggtttactagcactgatcacctgatctcacgttcgcgccaaaaaggccttgCTGTATGAATAAatcgtatacaacaaccaataaggtcttgCAATCCATCAACCAATGATCTatctgtgctgagagtacaagatgcatatgaatattcagcGGATCTATTACGTGCTTGATTTGGAGCGGGCTCgtcgacggatcaagaacaataccTCTACCACTATTCGCTGCGTCTCTCCCTCTGATCTCGGAAACCCTTCTATACATTCACGCTACAATATGTATAAGTAAATTCTTATCCAAGATCAACTCTCAGCGCAGtgtcaaacttttttttaaatttttaccatggtaccattatatatgtagataacccCAAAGTGATACCTAcggtgttttttattttaatttgtacgtATATAACTTTATagattatgaatttgaaatcatattcaaatattggtgaccaataaatagtacataggtaggttggcaatttggtgaggaatcgtttcaacaatgaaattacataaattgacaaactctaatatgaaacgatcgacttggagccacaaatatccgaatctgaccagcagcactgcagaaatactcggaataaattattttcaattgaggtaaGACCAGGTCTCGAGCCCGAAACCTCTCGGACATTAGCATTAGCGCTAATACCGAGCTAAAGTACTAGCTATTTGTCGAAAAAATTTACTGTAGTTTAGTGGCACTGATGATTTTTTAGATATAgtggtagatacatatgtatattgtagttAGATCaaaatggataaaataaaattacctcTGTTGGGAATCGAACGATTTCAAATTGCGTTGATAATTCAGGTAGTAGACCAAGAGCTAAGGCAAACACGGCTCCCCCAGATAATAATATACTGTATAATAGAGGACGATTTTCTGTCAGACTTTCCATAAATGGCTCACCCTAAaagaatatattaatttttttatctttttgcaatttaatattgaaaaattttaatacaaaacaaaaatatcataCCCGATAATTAATAGCGAATGTAGAAATTTGTAAGGCCatagaaataatataaactgtACTATTAAGTAAATCTGGAATaaattcttcttcttcatcATCAGCTAAATCTAAAGCCAACTTTGGTTTCCCATCTCTAAATAACAAAGACAAGAATTGAatgatactatgtatatgtatatattttaaatattgaaaacatatttaaaaaaacaaacgtaCCTAGCTGGAGATCGATCCGTAGCTTCCTGTACTAAATATATCAAACAACAAAAATGTACAGCGAATTGTAATAATACGGTCATTATCGTGTACACGTTGAAAATATTCGGCAACGGCCTTTGCTTTGACAGCTTATTTAATGGCTAAAAATCAAAATCGCATTAGGAATCGctgcaaaaacaaaaacatgcatacaacattTGTCAATAATACCTTAGATCTAGATATAAAGAGGAAACACGAAGCGAGCAAAAGGCCTTGTAAAGTAGCTTGTGTGTCACTGAATTTGATTCCATCTAGATACAAGACTGATTGCCCGTACGCCAAAATCAGAGCGTTCAATGCTAATATTTTAAACATCTGGAGCGTCGTCACCAAAGTGCACCTTCCCTGTTTAATTATATGACATATGCACATGATGCTGGACAGCCGACTGGTGAACGGAGCTGCTATGCTGGCATCGCCCAATTTTACTACTTGCGATTTGTCCATTTCTTCCATCTCCTTGAGCAATTTTTGAATTCTAACATTCAAAACATCGGGCGATGTTTCATTCATTCCGTCGACTCTATTCCTCCTGATATCCCTACTATTGGCAGATCCACGATTCGGATGATGATTAGCGACGTTATTTGGTCTATCTCGATATCGCTCGCCTACTTCAGCAATCTTTCTTTTGTCTCTAGCTTCCTTCAGACTTTCTTTAACTAATTTGTCGCGCTTTTCCGGCATTCTTTCCGGTGCATTGGATATAATCGCAACTCCGACCTAAAATTTGAATCAAGTTTAGCTAGCACTACTACataacaataattaattgataatatatgtacgagtACTACCTCGGCATGTTTCAATGCTCCGACATCATTGGTGCCGTCTCCACACATCAAAGTACTGTATCCTAATTCTTTCAGTTTTAAAATCACACACTCTTTCTGCTTCGGATCAAACCTTGCAAACACTCGAATGTGAGGTaacaattttgataaaaatttactATGGTTTTCGAGCAAGTAGCACAGGCCTTCACCCgttatacataaatcataatTGGACGTGTATTCTTTAATATCTTTACTTGGTTCCACGGGCAATTGCAGACGCTCATCGATCGATTTCCATCTCCATTTACCTTCATAATTAGTCAGTATCAAAGTTTGATCGTTTTTAGTGAATTGCAATTCTTTTGCAACATGGCAGGCGGTCAGTGGATTGTCTCCGGTTATCATAACTACAGAGTGAGACGCATTTATTATTTCAGCTATAGCGTCCTTTGAATCGGTTTTCAAGGGACACGATATAATAACGAAACCTACGAACTTCAATTTTGATTCAACATCCTCTCGTTTTAAGTCACGAACCTCTTGAGTGCTTAATTTACCAAATTCTCGGTGACCCAGAGCTAAAACTCTAGCACCTCGTCTTGAGAGCGATAAATATGTCTCATCGTAATAACTAGGAACATTAACGAACATAGATTTCAAAGTTTCGGGTGCACCTTTGACAGTTCCTATATAATATGTCTCGAGAGCACCCATTTCATTTAGTTGATAACCGGCAAGTACTGACATTCTTTTAAGAGCACTTGAAAAATGATTCCTTTGGAATATTTTGAGAGCAAGGTGTTTGCCTTTTTTGGGAATGACAGCATCCCCTTTAGTTAAGTTCCATTCGACAGCCGTCAATGTTGCCTTTTCCAAAGGATCCCCCACTAATCCCTCGTCTAACTGTACTAAAGAGTGACAAGTTGCCAAGACCTGCATAGTTTCCGTCGGAGCCTCTGTAAGTGGAAGAACTTCAGAAAACTTAGCATTTCCAAATCCAGCAATGCCTTCCACTACCAAATTATCACTCGTTAAAGTACCAGTCTTATCAAAACAACAGATTTCAATTTTACCAGCAAACGGTATTCTGAACGGTTCAGTACAAAACACACCCAACTTTGAAAGTGAAAGCAGCGATGTATTCACCGCTAAAGATAATTCAATAGGTAATTCAGGAGGTACCACAGATGTCAATATTAGGGTACATTCTAAAAAGAGCTTGTATCTATTTCTTTCGGGATCTTCGCACCCCTTGATCCAAACATAGGAGGCAGCAGCAATCGCAAAAAT
The nucleotide sequence above comes from Arctopsyche grandis isolate Sample6627 chromosome 4, ASM5162203v2, whole genome shotgun sequence. Encoded proteins:
- the LOC143910263 gene encoding endoplasmic reticulum transmembrane helix translocase; the encoded protein is MGAPGAEASAGSGVGVGLGGGGGGVVQRVRLYRPVSALAQGVVMPFVVVYVGILYAWLHHFGYDDYYEPGLLALAATALLQVLTCLCCYWSVHVHCFLTCLPERDPRKAKVAKVVPSEHNGFAEIVKLHHTKTGDSEPNIWFIFQKLKFVYDWDNKYFKLIDFPINKFASEYLHSKGLQEDQDVTQAEFDFGKNQLDMDVPEFMELFKERATAPFFVFQVFCVALWCMDKYWYYSLFTLVMLVIFECTLVQQQLRNMAEIRKMGNKPYPICVYRNRRWRTISSDQLVPGDILSLIRPTNDLLIPCDIVLLRGSCIVDESMLTGESVPQMKEPLELEYEKSSDWEFDADGDGKLHLLYGGTKIVQHSPPSKAVSAGLRSPDNGCIGYVIRTGFNTSQGKLLRTILFGVKRVTANNLETFGFILFLLIFAIAAASYVWIKGCEDPERNRYKLFLECTLILTSVVPPELPIELSLAVNTSLLSLSKLGVFCTEPFRIPFAGKIEICCFDKTGTLTSDNLVVEGIAGFGNAKFSEVLPLTEAPTETMQVLATCHSLVQLDEGLVGDPLEKATLTAVEWNLTKGDAVIPKKGKHLALKIFQRNHFSSALKRMSVLAGYQLNEMGALETYYIGTVKGAPETLKSMFVNVPSYYDETYLSLSRRGARVLALGHREFGKLSTQEVRDLKREDVESKLKFVGFVIISCPLKTDSKDAIAEIINASHSVVMITGDNPLTACHVAKELQFTKNDQTLILTNYEGKWRWKSIDERLQLPVEPSKDIKEYTSNYDLCITGEGLCYLLENHSKFLSKLLPHIRVFARFDPKQKECVILKLKELGYSTLMCGDGTNDVGALKHAEVGVAIISNAPERMPEKRDKLVKESLKEARDKRKIAEVGERYRDRPNNVANHHPNRGSANSRDIRRNRVDGMNETSPDVLNVRIQKLLKEMEEMDKSQVVKLGDASIAAPFTSRLSSIMCICHIIKQGRCTLVTTLQMFKILALNALILAYGQSVLYLDGIKFSDTQATLQGLLLASCFLFISRSKPLNKLSKQRPLPNIFNVYTIMTVLLQFAVHFCCLIYLVQEATDRSPARDGKPKLALDLADDEEEEFIPDLLNSTVYIISMALQISTFAINYRGEPFMESLTENRPLLYSILLSGGAVFALALGLLPELSTQFEIVRFPTEFKVILVQVLIADMVFAYLVDRSCLWLFGEGKLRTP